aaatttaaaacattattagttttttaaaaaataaattcaataaaTTGAATCTGGAATCATGAGACATTAAAAAACTATTTAAGAGACTGTTTTCATGTGCCCAAAATTATGGTCCGGCCCCAGGCTTTGATTTTGACACTGTGATTTAGAGTCTATGCTTCTAAGGGTTGTTCCAGAATTGGAGGACAATTTAGGCACTCTTTTTTAAAATGGATTAAATTTTAATTACATTtggttttaatattttaaatagTAATAAACCAGCATATAAATTAGATTATGTGCAACTCAGACatggtttttgtgtttttttgtttgttttttggagggaatgaggtgggggttgtacaaCAGACTTCAATTAGCTCGACTCAAAACATTTTACAACTTTTTGCTATTTGCTCCCCActccaggcagaggtggagccTGACTTCCCTGTTCAGCCCActttctcactttatcgccacaatcacacacactgacacataTTTTCATACTTGTCACACAccgaacctataaatcacttttCGAATACAACCTGAATTAGTGGTGAGAGGAGAATCAGCCATGGCCAGATCAAAAGGGCAAGTATATGCATGTTGCGCATTGATGCTGGTGTTCTGCGTCATTGTTGTGTCAGTGTGCATTTATCAACGTGGGAAACGCAAGTGTCCACAAGATTCCTTCTCCCACGCTGCAGTGGCTGCAGACACTGGGACATGTTCACGAATTGGACGGTAAGAGAAATTTTTGTTTACTTTCCGAATGGGTCTGACTAACCAAAAAGTGAACCGAGACTGAGCTAATTGTGGCATTTAGGGCAGGGGTATACTGCGTAGCCATCAATTCAAAAGTAAGGGGCACTACTTGCTCAGAAGATGACTTCTATGAGCAAATGATCATTCTCTCACAAGCTACCGCTCCTAAAAAACTGTCATTAAATGACTAATACTCAAACTGTCAAACAATAACACTCAATGACAGCTAAGCATAAGAAGCCAGATAATTATATGCCTAAGGACAAAACGAAACACAAGAATGTAGTGAGACGTTGTTCTTGACAGCATGCTtgtgacacacacactggaAAGAAAGTTAACCAATTTATTTTGGTTGTAATCTTTAAAAGCCCTCTGATTTCAAACTCTCAAATGTGAACTAGTTaaacttttgtgtgtttttagaaGTTTTTAATCAAACATTAACAAATACTTAATTGTCACCTGcgcaatggagcagggcgaccaactgcagcttggaccagaatttattgaagggaaaatgGTGGTGGAGAACAGGATGGGGGGAACAAACGGGCAGGAGAACAACGTACGGCCAGCATCGGACCTCTTCCTAGCGACACCGGAGCCGCGATCCTCATCACCTGACCCCGCACTGACTTGCTTCTGCGCGTGGCTCTTACTCATCCCGCTGCGCGTGGCTCTGACTCCCTCGCTGTGCGCGGTCCTGACTCCCTTATGCCGCAGCCCGTAACTCTGACGTCCCGTATCCTGCTGCGCGCGGCTATGACTCCCTCTATGCGACTGTGCGCGGTTCTGACTCCCTGTATGCCGCTGCGCGCGGTTCTCACTCCCGGTATGCCGCTCCCCGCGGTTCTGACCCCTGTATGCCGTTGTCCGCGGTTCGGACTCAGACACTGCCGTTACCGCCAGTTTGGACCCTGCGTCTTCCCACGTCTGGTTCCCATCCGTTTCTGCTGCCCATGTTCTCCTGTGtgtttgttcccctcatcctgtCCTCCACCATCCTTTTCccgtcaataaaccctggtccaagctacaTTTGGTTGGTTGGTCTCTGTGTACCCTGCAATTGgcaggcaaccggttcagggtgtcccccgcctactgcccaatgaccactgggataggctccagcacgctcgcgacccccgtggggacaaagcggttcagaaaatggatggatggatggatggatggatggacggacggacggacggacggacggacggacggatggatggatggatggatgaatggatggatgaatggatggatggacggacggacggacggacggacggacggatgatggatggatggatggatggatggatggatggatggatggatggatggatggatggatggatggatggatggatggatggatggatggatggacggaaggacggatggatggatgaatgaatggatggatggatggatggttttcaGACCGCTGCTAGTATGATCTCTGAAATGTTGAGTAGTCACCAATACCAATTTTAAATGCCGATACCACTTGTATTTTCTATACATAAATGTTTTTCGTTCAGGTGCAGTGTGATGTTTATGTTTCAGGGACATGCTTCAAAAAGGGGGTTCAGCAGTAGATGGCGCCATCGCTGCTCTGCTCTGCACATCTCTCCTGAACCCTCAGAGTATGGGCCTTGGGGGCGGATCCATATTCACAGTGATGGACAGCACCGGTGACAAGTCACATTCACTCACGAGTCCAAGTTCAAATTGGCCAAACTCAGAACTGAAAGAGATGAAAACAGCTCTTGTTTCTTCTTATCCAAGGCAAAGTAAAAATCATCAATTCCAGAGAGCGTGTTCCTGAGAAGTCTAACGCTGACACGTTGAAGTCATGTCCCGATCCTCACCATTTTGTGTCAGGTAGCCAGTCCATTTTTGTTCAACACTTTTGTTGAGCACCATCAGTAGATACGCATTTCAGATTCTTTACAGATGAGGTGGAGATGGACAATTTAGTTATCACACAGAAATAACTTTGAACTTTTCTGAATGTAGTGATTCCAAGTCCTTTCTCTGCTGTATAAACATTTCTCTAATCTCCATTAAGTAGGGGTGAGCAAAGTGTTGACTGCGGGCCACATACACATCTGTTCTTTAATTCAGTCCATGAAGTATTTACATAATAAAATGTCCTGTTATATTTGTTGAAATAGTCTGGCCGTACTTTTGATATTCCCAAAAATTAGTCTTCATATATTATATCCATCCATATACTATACATACAATAGCCATCCAACCATCTGCTGATGAGGAAAAGCGGTTCACATAATGGATGAATCAGTCCCTCAAATATATAATATCCCTCAATAGTTGATGATAGCCAAAATCCCACATGCCAAGAAGAAATACGTGACACGGGTGTGTGGCCTTTTGATATTGAGCTGAAAGAGGCTCAGGGGTTCTTTGCTCAGAAGTTGTCCTGTGGTGCCTGTCACGGCCGAGGACAAGGGAGATTTCACCGACATCATTGACGTCATGTCTTTAAATAATTCATTATATAAAATACTAGTAAAAGAAACTTTTGTAATATATTTAATATGaataataacatttaaaagaaaatatgaatgattttttttataacaaataCAAACTTAAAATACCTTTTAGTTATTATTTTATGAACCAAATTTTAAACAAATGGACTGGTCCATCTGTACATTTTTATAAATTTGACTCTTGAACACAAATATTTGCCCACCTCTGACATAGAGTGTAATTGTGTCCAGGACATACTGCGGTCTAGTCATAGAAAGTGAGCCAAGCCCACGTGCACAGTGGAAAAACAATCGTGTCAAATCATGCTTGTTGTTCGCAGTGCTGATGCTAAATGTGGCTGATTATTGCATGCATTGTATTTCAGTTGCTCCTGATCCAAGTCACCTGTGGATTGGAATCCCAGGAGAACTCCGTGGTTATGAAGAAGCGCACAGGCTTTATGGCAAGTTGCCTTGGGCAACCCTCTTCCAGCCGAGCATTCAGCTGGCCAGACGGGGGTTTCCAATTCCACAAATCCTTGGTCAATACCTGCCTCTTACCAACAAGTCACAGCTACTGCGGTACGTCATGCCCCAACATGCAGCAGCAATCGCACATTTACACACTTGACACTTGGATGCCATCCAGAACAAAACCTTCCATCCTTGTACCATTACAATCAAGCGTAGttttattgatgtttttttattattggccATTGCGCTAGCCAATATTACTACAATTTTGCCAGTTTTACAAAAGGTAAAGTGGCAACTGAATGCAGTCTTTTGtactgctttatttattttatttagtcgAAACATCTCCCATTGTCTTAGGTTGTGCAGTTGTACCTACTAAATGTACATCCTttaagtgtcaaactcaaggcccggggtccagatacggcccaccacatctttgtatgtggcccgcgaagacaaattgtgcatggacttcatgtgtcaatactaaaattacaaactgtcttcacttttaaaaaatagagaagtagctagcatttttttactagtctgtgatttcaaaactttttatttttattagtttGTGTATTCTATAGTTTATATAATGTAAGGCGTTGACAGTcacaatggccctccgaaggaaactatgactacgatgtggcccgcgacaaaaatgagtttgacacccctgctttattcATTGTCTGCATAAAAAGTACTATTCTGTATTTATCCTCTAGTGAGCTTTTCTCAGATAAACATGGAAACCTGCTGAAAATAGGAGATTTGGTGAAATTTGAGACACTAGCCAACACACTGGAAACAGTTGCAAATCTCGGAGCAGATGCTTTCTACACTGGAAAAATAGCCGAAGATTTAATCCGAGACATACAGGAGGCAGGTATTGTTGGATGAATTCAGTCATGATTTGTTTTCCAACCATTTATGTTTGGCAGACACAATGATGTCATTACAAATGAGCAAATATAATTGAGGAATTCAAATGGAAAAGCAGAAAGTTGCCATTTTGGCTTGTAGaaaaaaattgagaaagaagggaaagaaaaaaagttgcggGAATGTTTACGTGGTTTTGAAactgcatgtgttttttttttttttcctaaatctgTGGTATACCATCAAACCAGTACCTGTAATCTAGTGGTTATTCTGAAGGATAGCAAGAACAAAAAAGATAACTGCAGTCAATGTGATTTGTACCTTCTTTTAAAAGATTAGGGTTAAGGTGCAAtattagttattattattattattattattattattattattattattattattattattattattatagcagCGATATCATGCTATTTTAACCTTTCCACAGTTAATTATAGGCATACACTGCATGTCCTATAAATTCTTTTAGTGGCTATTTTTCTAACCTGGAAGTAAGACGCCTGGTACACTAAAACCCCGCCTTTGCTCACACGAATTCGTTGGTCGACTTGAGTTCAGTTACCGCTCAGTTGAGGTGCTCAAAGATGAGTGGAGGAAAACACCACTTTGCATTTTAAAATGGAATGATATGGCTcctttaaggcaaagggctagttCAGGAGATTATAATTCTAATACATTCAGCTGCAATTCATTTGTATTCAGAAAGCATAATATTTGTAGTTATGTGAAATTTTTGGACTTGTCTGTTTTCAACAAAATTCATAGAATTGCCTGATTTTGAAATTAACTGAGATCAAGGACTTCTTTTTAATAACAGCTAGATTCCCCCCTAAATTAGCCTCCTAATTGATCAATAGAAAAGCCTACATAAAAATTCTAATCATTGACTTGGACCTACAAATACAAATAAGAAACCTTAAAACCTTTGCTCAAGTGAGAAAAAATGGAGATGTCTGCTTTTGCGTTTGAGGTCTTCACTTGCTTTTAAAGCAGTACAGTGAATACGATCCCTCCCAAATGGGAGTGTGGGCTGCCTTGATCATTTCCAAGTTACCATTTTTTTGCCCAGGAGGGTCGCTGACTTTGCGGGACTTGGCATCCTACAGAGCAACAGTGAGCGATGCATGGACCATTCCTCTGGGAGAATACCAGATGTATATTGCTCCACCCCCTGGAGCTGGAAACATCCTTAGCCTCGTCCTCAACATCATGAAAGGTTGCTTCAGCACACAAACCACAGGGGTATTCCAGTTTTCAGGTTATACGGAAACTCAGAGGAAATTGACCCTAAAATGAAGGAAAGTCCAGATTGTCCATTTCAAAGAGCTGTGGTTAGATGTTGCCACAgcatatcattttttttcattaagccCATCTTCCGGTTGTTCACCTTCTTTCCACACTCAACATTGCTCTGGACTGTTGGCCATAAATATTTAAAGACCTCCACCCTCGCTATCCCTTCCTCTTTAGCCTCACTCTTCTTCCTGCTAATCTTTTTCTTCCACTACTCATCCCAGAATTTCTCTTTCTCTTCTAGTTCACATTCAACATTCCATTAAACATCctccattttttatttcatcctCATCGCCCAATCTGACTCTCTTCACCTCCATTCTTAACTATTGTTACATGTGAATGATACTTATTCCATGTTCTACCAGTATCCAGGGTGAATCGACATAGTTGGGGTGGATCGATGATGTCTTTTACCTCAACGTGAGAATGATTTAACTAATTGCGTTTAACTGTTCTGGAACTGAATGATCACAGTTTTCTAGTTCAGAAGTCAACCCGGTATTCTGAGGAGCGAGTTAAATCTGCTTTCTGGAATAACCCTCTCACTCTTATCTAATTTTAAATCACATACTGACTTTGATATACTGTGCATCATATGCATGAAGGCTTTACTCACATTGACAGTTGAGACTGTTGATGTGTgaggaattttcttttttttttcaggatatGATCTGACTCCGGCATCCTTGAGAGGTGaacaaaagacattgttttatcACCGTTATGTTGAAGCTTTCAAGTTTGCTAACGGATTAAAGAAACATAACCGCGATCTTGAGTTCAGTTCAGAAGTAAGTTCATACAACAAACCTTTGACAATATATAAAGTACAGTCTTTATTAGTCAGAATTGATTGAGTCACAGTTAAACTGTCCCTAATGGGACAAAATGAAAGCCTCaacataataatgataataatattatACATTTGTATTGTATCTTCTAAGGGACACATTGACACTTAACAACTCTTAACTCATAGCCGCCAGTCCCAGACTAAAAACATCCTATCACTGTTTAACTGTGACCAATTGAATCTAGTTCAGCAatctgatgataataataataataataatgataaaaaagtcCTTCACAACTATGAAATCAAAACGGTAAGTAATACACTTGAT
This portion of the Syngnathus scovelli strain Florida chromosome 3, RoL_Ssco_1.2, whole genome shotgun sequence genome encodes:
- the ggt5a gene encoding gamma-glutamyltransferase 5a isoform X2, encoding MARSKGQVYACCALMLVFCVIVVSVCIYQRGKRKCPQDSFSHAAVAADTGTCSRIGRDMLQKGGSAVDGAIAALLCTSLLNPQSMGLGGGSIFTVMDSTGKVKIINSRERVPEKSNADTLKSCPDPHHFVSVAPDPSHLWIGIPGELRGYEEAHRLYGKLPWATLFQPSIQLARRGFPIPQILGQYLPLTNKSQLLRELFSDKHGNLLKIGDLVKFETLANTLETVANLGADAFYTGKIAEDLIRDIQEAGGSLTLRDLASYRATVSDAWTIPLGEYQMYIAPPPGAGNILSLVLNIMKGYDLTPASLRGEQKTLFYHRYVEAFKFANGLKKHNRDLEFSSELTKKFTEDSIADHIRSLINDKMSHEQQYYNTTPYLDSVGTTHVSVLAQDGSAVSVTSSINHIFGSGVLSPSTGVLLNSQLCDFCGIADRLFAGEHPPSSMAPTVLKSKSKVLVIGASGGSMITTGMASAIINSLWFGKSLKEAIATPVLFVNSENAVQFESNFDKGVIEELKGLGQKHKPLKKLFTVLNAVEKEGRCIRAVSDSRKLGEAAGY
- the ggt5a gene encoding gamma-glutamyltransferase 5a isoform X1, with product MARSKGQVYACCALMLVFCVIVVSVCIYQRGKRKCPQDSFSHAAVAADTGTCSRIGRDMLQKGGSAVDGAIAALLCTSLLNPQSMGLGGGSIFTVMDSTGKVKIINSRERVPEKSNADTLKSCPDPHHFVSVAPDPSHLWIGIPGELRGYEEAHRLYGKLPWATLFQPSIQLARRGFPIPQILGQYLPLTNKSQLLRELFSDKHGNLLKIGDLVKFETLANTLETVANLGADAFYTGKIAEDLIRDIQEAGGSLTLRDLASYRATVSDAWTIPLGEYQMYIAPPPGAGNILSLVLNIMKGYDLTPASLRGEQKTLFYHRYVEAFKFANGLKKHNRDLEFSSELTKKFTEDSIADHIRSLINDKMSHEQQYYNTTPYLDSVGTTHVSVLAQDGSAVSVTSSINHMSVLSAKFHALSPCERLLHFLYRFGSGVLSPSTGVLLNSQLCDFCGIADRLFAGEHPPSSMAPTVLKSKSKVLVIGASGGSMITTGMASAIINSLWFGKSLKEAIATPVLFVNSENAVQFESNFDKGVIEELKGLGQKHKPLKKLFTVLNAVEKEGRCIRAVSDSRKLGEAAGY